The genomic stretch TCTAGTGCATAAACCAAATAAGTGCAGATTCTTCAAGAACACATTAACAAATCTTTGGAATTATGTGTAAATATCAAAGTACAATAAAGTGGAAAATTCTTGTTAGAGCAAATTGGAATTGTAAGTTCCGAGGCAAGCTCTTGTGCCAGGAAAACAATGTGTCAGCCAAACACAGGATGACATTCTGACCCATAGGGAAAGCCCGTCAGTTAACTCTGCTGGTGTTCTTGAGGAGTTCAGAAGAAATGCTACAGCTCAGACCTTGTTATTTAGACTTGTTTGATAGTTCATAACCTTGGTCTTCTCTGTAAGCTTAGACATGGTTTCAGTAGTAACCTCTTGGTTAAATTTCTAGCAAATTGCATTTTCTCTTCAGTTATATACTCCAAAATGGAGCtgattgaaacaaacaaaaatattgttaGTGTGAGTGATGCCAACATAAAATGGGAGTGGAGAAGCTCTAAAGTTTAGCAGATGGTGAGTCTTTCAGTAGTAGGTTCACTAATTGTAGGGCAGAGGTAAAGCTAGGATACTTCAAAGACTGAGTAAAAATGAGCTATAGGCACAATGTAGCAGATTGAAGGAGGACAGAACGGGACTTAATACCCTGGAAGGTCGCACAGACCCTAGACAACTTCATCTCCATTGCAGCTACATTTCTATCACTGGATTAGTGTCTGTGTAACAGCAAGGAAGATGGATTTCTAAGACTCTAGCATGGATCTTCACCTCTGCACAATGATCTGGCGATGTCTTGTTTCATCCACCACAGGGACATGGAATGTCTTCAACCCACTTGTGGCAACACTGCGATGGGAGTGtgagctggccagagccttgaaaTCAAACCTTCTCCCCTCCCAACCTGCAGAGACCACCCCAAAGGTTTTCCTTCGTGGGTTTTACTTCGAGGCAGGCTGTTAAACTGGAGAGCAAGGTAACTCAGTAACTAGAGAAGATTTGGATCTTGAGGGAAGGGTTAAACAAAGGATCTCAAATCAAATATCCTCTAACCCCTCCCTGTTGCTTGCAGGATTCTTGTATCTCTCAGACATCTCCCAGTCTGCCCTGATGCTCCCAGGTCCCCCATTCCTGTgtttccctccctgcctgcctgccctgctttGGCCCTTCAAGCAGTAGTTGCTGAGCATCCTCAGTCGCTCATAACGAATGAGCCTCCCCCTCACTCTACAGGGGATTGCCCCTGGCCCAGAGTGTTGCAGCCAGGACAAGGAAGTCAAACAGCCTGGCCACAGCCTTCTTAACGTGGCATACTGCACATTATTTCTTACAGAGCAACTCAGAAGCAAGCATGTGGGCTAGTTCTCCTGTCACTCACAAACAGCATTTTTTATAGCTGAGGACCTTCAAAATAGaccctctctgtcctctctttttttttggtgttctaGGTGTTAGGTTATGTGGTTAAAGACACATCTCCGTAAGCACAAAGGAGTGCAGAGTACCAATGACCTAATGCGAGCAAAAAGAGCACCTTAGTCTGACTCTTCCCAGGGCTATAATAGGAGAAGGATCAACCCTGTGGGTTGTCTGGGTGTGAGAATCACCAGATGAGTCAACAAGGAGAGGCTCTCATTCCAACACCTTACAGACTGGGGCGGGGGGGTAGGGGGGGGTGTTACTGCCTAGAGGGGTATGGGGCTCATTACAACATGTTGGGAAGAGCGCTCTGGGATTGTGtaagacttattatgggatatTTAGGGGAAGAAtgaaaggcaggaaagggagggatcaaggtgctTTAGGGAGAAACGTgtgggaaaacagagggaaaaagggATGAAAGTGAGAGGTCATGTATAAACAGGTGGCTGGTTAGCACACTTGTCTGGCCATGCTATGCACCTGAACACCTGTTTTAGGTGAAACTATAACTTAAACTGTGAATGCTAACAGGCAACACATAACtgggtatatgtgtgtgtgtgtgggtgaaTGTCTGAAATTGATCTTCTGAACCCTCAAGCAGAAGCCTGCTACTTGCTAGCTGCAACCAGTTTGTTCTGGCTGTAAATTTTGAAAACAACTGGAATAAGCAAAAGTGGTGCATCCTGAATCCTCCAATTAATAAAGAGACATGAGTGAACGACCAGTTAGGAGGCTGATCATGCTCTGTGCTTCTGCACATAGACTATTTAGACCAGGAAAACTAAGGGTATGGGGTTCTGGAAAGATTTTGTGGTGAAAAGAAGGGTTCTCAAAAAGAAGAAGAGGTCTTGAAAACAAGAAGGGGACCTAGAAAGAAGAAGGTGAAGATTCTGTCTGGAGAAAACACCCTGGAAGTGGGGGAAGATCTTGGAGATCACAGAAATTTGTGGAGATGAATGCTGGGGGATGTTCAGGGACTTTGACTGGTAAACCCCAAGACGGGTAACTGTGGGAAGCTGCACAGCAGGAACCAACACAACTTTCTGCCCCACCCAAACCTTGCTGACCCAAACCCCACAGCTGACAGACACTTGCTCCTGTGCTTTTCAAGTTTCTCAGCACTGCATTCAGCCTGACCCTTCATTCCTCCTCATGTTACTTACGGTTTCTCATGAAAGGCATGAAGTCTGGCTTTGATCTGTTGCCCTGATCCCAGCCATTTTAGGTTCTGTGAAGCAAGAAAACCTCCAAACACATGAGCATCCCTTGATTCCACAGTTTTGCTCATGCTCAGAGCTCAGACCAGCAATGCCATGTGGTTCACGATGGTGAGTCAAACCCAGGCTTCCTTGGTCCCCACCTCCTCTGGTGTGAGGACAGAATATCAGACTCTGGGCCAACAGCACAGTGACAGTCCCAAGGACCATGGTGTTGAAATTTGGATGCAGGACACAAACCACAGCTGACAGAAACTTGCTCTGAGCTTTCTGGAGCATTTCCTGAAATGCAGGAAATGGTCCCGTTACACCGGCCTGAGGGAGAAGGAATGGAGGGACTGATGCACATTCTTGCTTGGTCTTCTTGCTTCAGGGTCTCCTTCAGACACAGGCAGTTTGCTTCTCAAAAGGCTCTTGAGCCCCTGCTCTGAGCTGATTCTTCCCCAAGGTGCTCCTACTCGCACTCTCCTTGCATTCTCCTTGTTGGAACACCCAGTGCCAGGGTACTAATATGTCTTAAAAGCATATGCCTTAAAGGACCTGAtgagcctcacctggggcctcacaccaccccctgcccatgggcccaggagcctgaTTTCAGCACCGCCCAaggccttcagtccctgcctgaaCTACACCATAGGAGTGCTGGTCTCCATCTCAGCTACATCCATGCTTGTGCCTGGCCAAGGGCCCAGCTGATCTGGACCCTGACCTGCGGATTGTCTTTCCTGACAGGTGGCCCTGTCTCATCACCACGGACCTGCCCAGCAATCACTGggctgtgcctgaccctggttaccgtCGCTGGAACAAACATGACAGCTCTGCTCCCTTTGTTCCAGTGCTGCGGGActgacccctactggctgtgtgcACTATGAGACCTAGGTATTGTAGTGCTGGATGAGGGGAAGCAAGGGAGTGGGTGTGTGAAATCATCAGGTAGGGTTTGTCTTGTTGGTTTGTAAATAAAACCCAGTAGCCAGATCCACTGCAGCTTTTCATTTACTCTGACTTGCCATTGACATCACCACAGTCTGTCCTGTCATCTTATTAAACTCCATCTCTGTTTTCCTGAGTGAAGGGACTCCTTATTCTGTGTGCGAGGAGGcctaagtgccagcaactggagagaggATAAGAGCCTCCATGGGTCTTAGGGGACTGTGGGCCTGAGGCACCAGCAACTGGAGACGTCACAGTCTGTGCATACTGCGTGGGTACCTATGCCAGTGTGTGTGATCGCTAGCGAACATCAAGCTGGAGAAGCTGGCAAGTAGGATAAGAAGCTTGGGAGCCAGGTATCAGAGCAGCCATATGTCTGGGCTGGATACTGGAGAGACCAGAGGGTCTAAGAGTTGGCTACAGGAAGGACCAGGAGGTCTATGCCAGCTACTGGAGAGACCAGGGGATCTTGGGTTCAGCTAATGGGAAGATTATAGGTCTGGACCAGCTGCTGAAGAGTCCCTTTTGcaactgtgtgtctgtgtgcacaaGACATCTGGGAAACCAGGGGATCCAAGGGCCAGATACTCTGAATGTCTAAGGCCAGGTACTGAACAGATCCATACTGCTTTTGTGTGTAcgtatgtatatattttccacTAATAGgctttcatcctgatcagccagagaggggaacaggatcaGGACATTTgtgctgtttgtgtgagtgctgtgtTCTCAGTCTGTCCTGAACTGTGTGGCCagacatgtatatatgtatgtgtatgcatgcatgtgtgccaACTGGAAAACATGCTCAGATTCACTACTtggctggagctggggacatggacCTGCAGGAATATCACTTCCATTAGGGTACTTGATTTGGCAACTCCTAACAGTTGGATTTATCAGATGCTAGTATCTCAGTAGAGAAAACCTCTGGAAAATGTCTAAAGTGGAAAGTCTAGGAATCAGGGAAGGCATAAAGCGGAAAGTGACAGAGGAGGCTGTGTTCATCAGAAAATAAACCGTATGAATGAAGTTCTGAAAAGAGCAGAATCTTCTATATCAGGGGCCAGACCCAACTCCCAGTAAAATTGAAGGAGAAAGCATCCGCacatttcatgttttcatttgcttAGTGATAATAAGGAAATATATATTCCCAACCCTGGACTGTGTATCTCAAGGAATGACTGGGGATTAATTCAGAAAGTAATACATGTACAGaaacagacacagacacagacacagacacagacacacacacacagaaatatgtttgcatgtatgcatacatatataggTATATGCACATTCTGCCCAGGCATCACTGTGATAGGCACAACATATCTATTGGTAATTACACTTGATAactgaaaaaatcattttggGGGAGGATACCTGAACTAAAACTCAGACTTTGAGATAGGCCCGTTCTTTcacctcagctgctgctgctacagaATGATCATGCTTGCCTCTGTGAATCTTGTTAGGCTCAAAGTTCACGCACAGTAAGATTTGCATCTGAGAAGCACCCGACTAGGATACTCAAGAAATTAAATGTGCTGTCAAAAAACCATTCAGCTTTGGGAACCTGAAGAAAATCACCTAAGCTGACGTGACTTTCAGGGACCTCAGTCATCCTCATCTGCATTGATCATACAGCATACTAATAGCCCTTCTTCAGGTCAGAGatttgaaaatttcattttagtGACTGGACAGTATATATTCAGTGTAAATGCAcatgaaaatgttatttctgttctgtagATCTCTGAATTTCTAACCACAAAAGTCCATTCTCAAGCCAGAAATCACCACACACTCAGCAGCCTGCCTTgcactcacagaatcacagaatggttgaggttggagatcatctaatccaacctcctggctcaagcagggtcacctagagcatgttgcacaggatcgcatccaggtgggttttgaatagctccagaGAAGTAGCTATTCATTCCAAATGCACAGAAAGGCTAGTGGCaaaatctgttgttttctgtaagaccaaagaagaaaaagcctAGAAGCAATGCTGGGTTTGTTTTTAACTACATTCACAGGATGGCATGCGGTAATAACTTCCCTTTTTAGTTCCCTTAGAGATCCTAGGGTGGGCAATCAGTGAGAAAGAAACCAAGTGACAACTACAAGGGCTTCAGGTacattttcccctcctctttcagCTAAACCACCCACACAAACAAAATGCAGCCCAGAACCTGCTCTGAGATGCACCAGTATGTTGCTTTCCACTTCCACCTCACTCCACAACATGACAGTTTGCACACTTCGTCTGTACTAGAAGACCCACAGGATTCCCTCACTCACTCAGGCACTGTTCAGACCTCTGGCCACACTGCCCTCAGAATGCTTCTGCAGATTTGTGGCCTACGGACTCAAAACTTACCACAAGCAGGTGAGTATCataaagaaaaacagtatctcaCTGCCCTTGGAAACCTTTCCAGCCATGACTATGGTTGGCTGTATCACACACTTCAGCACAGCAGCCACATAGATGGGAGATCTGATAAAAAGCTCCCCGAGGTGCCTAATCCCAAGTGGACCCCTGCAGACCCCACGGGCAGGTGgccagccccctccccaggcaTTCAcccagctggaaagagaagaggGGGAGAACAGGGCAAGGCCCCAGCATGCTTTTTTGGCTAAGTGCCCCTCGGAAgaagcagccaggcctctgccctgtgctggggggtgggggCTCAGGGCCTTTGCTCCTCTGCACAGCAGGAGCCAAGGGGCTCTCCTGGGGTGGCGAGGGACTAATAGGAAAGCACTTCCTTTGTGATCCCAACCCGGGACAGGAGATGGCAACATCACCAACCCCCCCCTTGTGACACCATCCTCGCTGGTTCCGCCCTTTGTGGGCAAGCTTATGGAACACCTCTGCTCTGCACACAGGGGCACCTCTCCAGCTGTCTCCAGTGGCCACCGGGAGCCTTTCCCAGcatgtggggcagggaggacatgCCAGCCTTCTTTGGCTGAAGCTTTGCTGAGTCTCGTGGCGAAAGGGATGGCCGTGAAAGCCTGTCAAAGGAGACCCACAAGTGGCTCTTGCCTTTCCTTCCCGCCCGGGGACTCCTGCAGGCATACGCCAGATGGGAAGTTCCTGCTGGAGGGCCTGTCCCTTGTCCCTTTCTTCAGCCCAGAAGAAAGGCGGCCAGTGTGCTTTGGCTGCATCTGGAACCTCAGGGCTCTCTGAGAGCCGTCGACAGAAACGGCTCAGTGATAAACACCGGCCCTCAGGCTCTGCATGGGCAGTCAGCTGTGCGAAGGCGGGTGCTGCGGAGATGAGCCCAgtgctttcttccctcctcttccacccAGGGGAAAAGGCGGCTGCACTGCTGGCATACTTGCTGCCTCTCCCACAGTCTCCCGTGGGTCCGTGCGAGTGGGACATGCAGGGCCCTTTGTTCTTCCACAAACACTCACCCTTACCATCTGTCACAACCTCTGACCATCTTCCAGGGCCCAGATCCCTCCCTCCTTCTATCAGCTCCTGCTGGGCCAAGTGCAAAACcccagctggaggcagggacTGGCTGCCAGGGCCAGGCCCCCTCCAGCAGGATTTCTCTGCTCCCTGTCAGCAAGGGCTGTGCTCCAGCCTGCCTGTGCCAAGCTTTCTGCCCATGGTCAGCTGCGTGGCCTTGGCCAGCCAGGAGGCGCTGGTCCACTGCACAGCACAAAATGCCAGCTGCCCTGGCCACCACAGAAGGGCCATGGCATCAGCTTGTTCACACCCTCCAGCTGGACTACAGGTGGCTAGCAAGCTTGACtgtgcccctccccccccccccaacaggagGGACATCCACCTTTGGCCTGGCAGGGCTTTTCCTGGCCACATCTCCCATCctgccttcccttctcccacctgCCCACCAGGCTCAGGGCAGTTGCTTGCTGCGGGGCACAGCGGGGCCTCTGCCTCACTGCGCCTCGACTCCTGTGCTCCAGAAGGCAAAAGGTGACCTCAAGGAGACCAGGCTGCCACTTAGAGGACTCCAAAGAAAACCTGCCAGCTGGCAGCACGGCCTGTAGGAGACCAAGACGGCTTGGTTGGCTTCCGTGATGGGCCTCCAGCCTTCAGCCCTGCTTCAACCCTTGCTCCAAACCCTGGGTGCGGGCAGGTGCTCGGCAAGGAGAAGACAGGGTGAGGGGCCTGTCCACAGGGAGATGTTGCTTGATCGTCAGAGCAGTGCCACCTCCAGGTGCAGCACTGGTAGCCATGGGGGTCAGCAGACCCTTTCCTCACAGGCCTCAGGGGAGTCATCTCCAGAAGAAGACAAACGCCAGCTATGGCTCCAATGCTCAGCCCTGCATGTGACCTGCTAGGCAGCGGTTGACTAAGAGGGCACAAAGATGCGGGAGCTCCTCTGGGGAGAAGCTTCCCTGAGCAGCCTACTCCCAAGCGCCCTCCAACGTGATCCCAGGGGCAGGTGGCCAGCCCCCCCCAGGCATTCAcccagctggaaagagaagaggTGGAGCAGAGGGCAAGGCTGCTGAGGAGAAATACCATGGCCTTTCCCAGAGCTGCCCTGCATCATCAGGAGCGCCACCCGGCCCACCCCTGAGGGAGCGATGCATGGTGCCCATGTGACAAATCTGTCACGAGGGCAAGGGCAACGCACCAGGTGCAAGACGCCATTTCATGTGCTTTTATCAGACTCTCAGGCCGTAGCGCTCGATTCAACAAGAGCCTTGCAAAGAGGACGACAGCCCTTGCCTTTCCTTGCCGGGGTGGAGCAAGAGCTCCTGCTCTCTTCTCACTTGCTgctggcaggggcaggggcaggggcacgggcacgggcagccGCAGCCTTTTTCCCGAGCCACCTCTTCTCggtcttcctcttcttcttgtTCCAAGGTGAGGCCACCAGCTGGCTGTGGGGGACAGCGCTCCCCCAGCACCTGTGTGCACctctcaggagctgctggagctcggGGCTGCTTTGCGCAGCCAGCTGCAAGTGCCGTGGAGAAATACGCTGCCTCTTGCTCTCCTTGGAAATGTTCCCAGCCACCTCCACAGTGTGCTGCGTCACACACTGCAGCGCGGCCGCCAGGTAGATGGGGGCTGCGGCTCCAACGCGCTTGGCAAAGCGGCCTCTGCGCAGCAGCCTGTCTATGcggctcacagggaagagcagccCAGCCCGTGAGGAGCGGCTCACTTTGCCCTTTGCTTTGCTGTCTTCGGAAGGGCCCTCAGCACAGGCTGCTGCAGGCTCACTCTCCTGCTCAGGCACCATGCATGCCTCCTCTGCTCTGGACATCCTGCCCGCAGCTGGCTTCTGCACGTCTCCTTGTGCTGCAGAGGCCGATCTTCCTGTGCCCTCCCTGCCTCGCCTGCCTGGCCTCGCTTTCcttgctggggcttgctgctgtTCTCTGTCTCTGCTCTCAGCTTGCCTCTGCCTTTCTTTGCCAGCCTGGCCGAGCCTTGGCTGCGGCGGGGTGACCCCAGGTGCTCTGGCCAGACCCCCGCCTGCTTTCTTGGCTAAGCGTCCCTCGGAAgaagcagccaggcctctgccctgtgctgggggggggcggggggggggctcggggcccTTCCTCCTCCACTCAGCGGAAGCCAAGGGGCTCTCCTGGGGTGGCAGGGAACCAATAGGAAAGCACCTCCTTTGTGATCCCACCCAGGGACAGGGACGGCGACATCACCGCCTCCCTTGTGACACTGTCCTCGCTGGCTCCGCCCTTTGTGGGTAAGCTCATGGAACACCTCTGCTCTGCACACAGGGGCACCTCTCCAGCTGTCTCCAGTGGCCACCGCTGGGGCAGGGAGTTCTCTGGGCTGGCCGCTACCAGGCACGGCGCTCTCTTCTGCATGGAGCTGCCCTGGCCAGAGCTCTCAGGTCAGTCTGTAACTCTTCCCTCCAACCAAAGTCCACCTTTACCTGCCCTGGGGACCAGAGCcacttcccctttcccttctcctttcccttcttcttcccccttcccccttgccttgcccttgcccttctgcttttctttacctttccccttcctcttcccctccccttttctgttccccttcccccttcctttcctccttcctctttccccttcctcttcctcttcccttcctcgcTCCTTTCCCGTTGGGCAGGGCCAGGCGGAAAGTGACCCAGGTGGGAGGAATCCCACACTAGCCCCAATGCCTTCTCTGGCTAACCAAGAAACGGCTCTCTCGGACCCAGCGGCATCCTCTGTCCTGCTTGCCGAGATCAGGACCAGCTCCATCACAGCACCTCCAGCCGATACCCCTGCTTGGAAGCCAGCTCTAATGCTGGCCCTGCCAGGTCTGTGCCCGTGATGGCTGCAGCTGGGCCATGCTGCCTGCCTGGGGCGTGGTGCCTCTCCCGGCACAAGTAGCAGTCTCTGTGCTATGGCCAAGAGGTGCTGTGCACCGGGACACCATGGCGCAGAGCAGTGGTCACATGGGACGTGCCAGCCTTCTTTGGCTGAAGCTTTGCTGAGTCTCGTGGCGAAAGGGATGGCCGTGAAAGCCTGTCAAAGGAGACCCACAAGTGGCTCTTGCCTTTCCTTCCCGCCCGGGGACTCCTGCAGGCATACGCCAGATGGGAAGTTCCTGCTGGAGGGCCTGTCCCTTGTCCCTTTCTTCAGCCCAGAAGAAAGGCGGCCAGTGTGCTTTGGCTGCATCTGGAACCTCAGGGCTCTCTGAGAGCCGTCGACAGAAACGGCTCAGTGATAAACACCGGCCCTCAGGCTCTGCATGGGCAGTCAGCTGTGCGAAGGCGGGTGCTGCGGAGATGAGCCCAgtgctttcttccctcctcttccacccAGGGGAAAAGGTGGCTGCACTGCTGGCATACTTGCTGCCTCTCCCACGGTCCCCCGTGGGTCCGTGCGCGTGGGACACGCAGGGCCAAGTGGGAGCCAAGCGGCCCTCCTGGGGTGGATTTGGCAAGAGTCTTGCAAGCAGGACAGCCCTTGCCTTTCCTTGCCAGTCAGGGCAAgagcttctgctttcttctccagCATTTTGTAAAATTGTGTTCTTTAATACTATTTGCTTTATCTTGTAttgatatttttgtgtttcttgtcttgcctgattttctttctctagcaTGATTGATTTacctaaatattttcctttttctggtgaCAAGCTCAGTTCTGTCCGCCTGGCATTCTTACCTATGAATTGCCTTCTTTGCTTACATTATGCCGCAGCCTTGTAAAGTGGGTTTAAACCACTCTTGGACGCGGACTTCTTCTGTGATAGCGACTACCTTTAAGCTTGAGTGAAGGAGCCAATGTCCCTTTTGATTGGATAGATAGGAACCGATGGGAAGCTATAACCTCTGTTACTCGACCACAGGCAGCAGGTCATCCTATTATTGCATCATTGGCATCAAAACACCCTCTGCCATGTAGTTCTCTGAAACAAATATTCTCTTGTACATTTACTGAGAATATTGCGTAGCATCCCATATTATTCTTGCatgtttcaatttttaaattacagaatgGAGAAGAATAAAGCAAGAGACACAAATTTAATGAATGGTTGAAATGGGCCCCTCTGCGTGAGTTTGTGTAAACGGGTTCTACAGGTCCTGGTTGGTGTTGATGGAGGAAAAGCTACCAGGAAACagcaagcaaaggagaaaaaaatgtatacacTGAAAAGTGCTATGTGGAAGTCTCCAAAGAACTGAAAATCTCCAGAGCTTAGCAGTTCTGTTGAAGCCACAGGAACTGGTAAACTCAGAACACCAACTGCCTGATGAATCTGTACAAGACCACTAGCACACAGCAGCATTAACAACGGGTATAATAACTCAGACCATATTCAGGCAGTGGTTGCTGTTTGCAGACAAAGACTGCTGAATTATTTATACATCTGATGAAATCCCGTGAAGGCCTTTCTGAACCTACCCAGAAGCCACTGGTGCATCAAGACAGCCCTCTGCTTCTGAGTGTACCGCTGGGTGTGGCCTCCCAGTGGTTGCTCCAGACAGGTAGCTACAAGTGAGGGTGTGGACTGAGTGAGGGAATTAGTGAGTGTGTTCTGAGAATAGTGACCTGCTCTTAATAGAAACAGCTTGACTCTACCAATAATAACAGTCAATTAATAAACAGTGTTCTAAAAAATGTTGCTTGTTATCTTTGTCTCCCCCAAATCATTTTTTCTATAGGGAAAAAGGGAACTTACAACAGAACAACTCCTCTCCTGAAGAAGAGCTGTCAGGGGCTGCAGGAACTCATTGTTCCTCTGAGAAGTATAATATCCTGAACAAATTTTTCAGCTTAAATGCCTCAGCACTCAGACAACCAGAAATTCATCCTATCCTGCTGCTCTGAACCATGGGTCAAACACCATTTCTTGCGTTATGTTCTTCCTTCAACTGAAATGCATAAATGAGAAGGGTCCTAACAAAGCATGGCACATTTAACAATTGCACACTAGGAGGCATGCTGGCATGTCCTGTGAAACAGGAAATCTTGAGAGGCCAAAGGGAAGCAGAATTACAGAATCAgaagcaaaaagaagaagaagaagagaaacagaacaaataagGAAACAGAGGGCAGACTGGCGTTTTCTGATAAGGAAAAGAAGATGTAAAAGAGAACATATCAAATGAAACAGTTGATCAATAGGTCAATCAGCAGAGCTGGAAGCCCCGAACTTTACAGCATTCACATCCAGCTTAAATCTTCAGTGCTGTTTCCTTTCTCTAGCTCAGGCCTCCTTAGAGCTGTGGCGTCAAGCTTTTTGGAACCTGGAAagtcatattttttttcttggcaatacTACTTGGTAATTTACAGTAAAGTTACTTTAAATTGCACCGGGGTCTGATCCTAGGTGTCTGCTTGGACTGAAGAGAGGAAAACATGTTCTTGCTCTTTTCAGTGTTCAGCAAATACAGGGCCATCCTTAGctgaaaagacagaaattccCTAAATGATAAAACCCATTTGTTCTTTTCCGTACAATGGACCAAACCTGAAATGATGGTGTCTCTATTTACTCTAATAAACTGTTCATCTCCCATCGCAGTCCCCTTGGGGTGGGGGGCGTGGGGGCAGGGAGTGGGGAAGCAGAAGCACTGTGAGCATTCTTGCCTGCTCCTCTAGCTGTGGTAACTGCCTTTATAGAAGATGTCAGATTGTGCAGGCCTAAACAGCTCTTTTCCCACTGCTGTTTATCCCCTATTCTATATACAGGAGGCTGACAATATCCCCTTCCAGACGGCGTTCTGTTAAACTAAACtagaaaagattttcagtttttctcctgtAAGAGAAGCCTCACATTCCCATAGCAGCAGCAGCCTTTTCCTGCACTCTAATTTTGGTTTGTCTTTTCTGACCAGAGATGCTTAAACAACAAGAGGGTTCCACATGAAGCCAGGCTTGAGAAACAGCTTGTCTTTATTTCGGTTGTGAACGCAACTTCCAAAGTTTATCTTGCTCACAGGATGAAAATGGTCTGTGTACATCCTGTGATCAACTTCCACAGTCATTGCCAACAGATAAGCTTAATGTTTTAATAAGTCTTTTTAGCTATTAGTCTTCCAAGTTCATGACCTTGTATTTTGTGCTACTGAATTTCACCCACTGTCCAGTTCTTCAGGTTTCCGCTACTAAATCTCCAGATCCAGTGCTCCCATGCTACAGATAAATGCAGAAGGGcttccagcactgggcagggGTTATTCCCTCCCCACCCTCCATGTCCACTCAGTCTTCCTCTCCTGAAAGGTATGGTACACAGAAAAGAAGCCACAAGTTGCAATAGCCTCCTACTGAACAGAGACTTTA from Dromaius novaehollandiae isolate bDroNov1 chromosome 1, bDroNov1.hap1, whole genome shotgun sequence encodes the following:
- the LOC135323694 gene encoding histone H2A-beta, sperm-like; translated protein: MSRAEEACMVPEQESEPAAACAEGPSEDSKAKGKVSRSSRAGLLFPVSRIDRLLRRGRFAKRVGAAAPIYLAAALQCVTQHTVEVAGNISKESKRQRISPRHLQLAAQSSPELQQLLRGAHRCWGSAVPHSQLVASPWNKKKRKTEKRWLGKKAAAARARAPAPAPASSK